Proteins encoded together in one Miscanthus floridulus cultivar M001 chromosome 16, ASM1932011v1, whole genome shotgun sequence window:
- the LOC136509952 gene encoding arginyl-tRNA--protein transferase 2-like isoform X1, giving the protein MADGASSSGGAQNGSESVVIDYGRRRTTCGYCRSSGSTSISHGMWANSLKADDYQALLDRGWRRSGCFVYKPEMERTCCPSYTIRLKANDFICSKEQARVLKKMQRFLDGELDPQIGSPQCKASPTKRSLGEPLNSPTSKVSKVSAKEFRAGTCPNISKEDDVTCCLASRINEATDTCFQGGVLGSVQLPKAVVKTVKPQVKRKVGEAVQEKKVGEAVQDLVYTCNISFQIVAAVRRALPKENGANQTEVLADLSPNSVAEKLSMAMERLGELAGFEVKACNGHLNFYLATNQAMQNHTSVVVPVQASDKSSGSKQSSVNKTNAKYPLKRKILEIRLSTSHFDPEEFALYQRYQTKVHTEKTVTESSYKRFLVDTPIVFVPPKSGDNTVPPCGFGSFHQQYRIDGKLVAVGVVDILPKCLSSKYLFWDPDLSFLSLGKYTALKEIDWVKTTQEHCPSLQYYYLGYYIHSCNKMRYKAAYRPSELLCPVRYEWVRYDLAKPLLDTSQYSILSDYATMQGEVPQPQICGPSDDSLAKVDHHESPSDEDDDEDFNDYESDMMVDEEIIHSEKPDTAEGGSNINDIKNITLDLNGSRVKFKGLQQVFGPIERRHLNALEGQLSRYVKVVGKELADRIVYCLS; this is encoded by the exons ATGGCCGACGGCGCCAGCAGCAGCGGCGGGGCGCAGAACGGGAGTGAGTCGGTGGTGATTGACTACGGCCGGCGCCGCACAACCTGCGGCTACTGCCGATCCTCCGGGTCCACGAGCATCTCCCACG GTATGTGGGCTAACAGTCTGAAAGCTGATGACTATCAAG CTCTTCTTGATCGTGGTTGGAGGAGATCTGGTTGTTTTGTTTACAAACCTGAGATGGAACGGACATGCTGTCCCTCATATACGATACGCTTGAAGGCAAATGATTTCATTTGTTCCAAAGAGCAAGCTCGTGTACTTAAAAAGATGCAGAG GTTCCTTGATGGTGAGCTCGATCCACAGATTGGAAGTCCCCAGTGTAAGGCAAGTCCAACAAAGCGCTCACTTGGTGAACCTCTGAATTCACCAACCTCGAAAGTATCAAAGGTATCAGCAAAAGAGTTTCGAGCAGGCACGTGTCCAAACATATCGAAAGAAGATGACGTCACTTGTTGCCTGGCAAGCAGAATCAATGAGGCCACAGATACATGCTTCCAAGGGGGGGTATTGGGTTCTGTTCAACTCCCCAAAGCTGTTGTGAAGACTGTTAAACCTCAAGTCAAAAGGAAAGTAGGAGAAGCAGTACAAGAAAAGAAAGTTGGAGAAGCAGTGCAAGATTTGGTTTATACGTGCAATATAAGTTTCCAAATAGTGGCAGCAGTTAGACGTGCATTGCCTAAAGAAAATGGTGCTAATCAAACTGAAGTACTAGCAGATCTTTCTCCAAATTCTGTTGCAGAAAAGCTATCCATGGCAATGGAACGTCTTGGAGAACTAGCTGGTTTTGAAGTAAAAGCTTGTAATGGGCATCTTAATTTCTATTTGGCCACCAATCAGGCAATGCAGAACCATACCAGTGTTGTTGTACCTGTGCAAGCTTCAGACAAGTCTAGTGGTTCAAAGCAAAGCTCTGTGAACAAAACTAATGCGAAATATCCTCTGAAAAGAAAAATCCTGGAGATTAGGTTGAGCACATCTCATTTTGATCCTGAGGAGTTTGCTCTGTACCAAAGGTATCAGACAAAGGTGCATACGGAGAAGACAGTTACGGAAAGCTCATACAAGAGATTTCTAGTAGACACACCAATCGTGTTTGTCCCCCCAAAGAGTGGTGATAATACAGTTCCACCGTGCGGGTTTGGGTCTTTTCATCAGCAGTACAGAATTGATGGAAAACTTGTGGCTGTTGGTGTAGTTGATATCCTTCCTAAGTGTTTGTCAAGCAAGTACTTGTTCTGGGATCCTGACCTTTCTTTCCTATCTCTTGGAAAGTATACAGCTCTGAAGGAGATAGATTGGGTCAAGACGACACAGGAGCACTGTCCCAGCCTTCAGTACTACTATCTCGGTTACTATATACATTCTTGCAATAAGATGAGATACAAAGCTGCATATCGACCATCAGAACTTCTATGTCCAGTCCGTTACGA GTGGGTTCGCTATGATTTAGCCAAGCCTCTACTGGATACCAGTCAATATTCCATTCTATCTGATTATGCTACAATGCAAGGTGAAGTGCCCCAGCCTCAGATTTGTGGTCCCTCTGATGACTCTTTAGCAAAAGTCGACCACCACGAGTCTCCCagcgacgaggacgacgatgaagATTTCAACGACTATGAATCAGATATGATGGTCGATGAAGAGATAATTCATTCAGAAAAGCCTGATACAGCTGAAGGCGGTTCCAACATAAATGACATAAAAAACATCACCCTGGACCTGAATGGCTCGCGGGTTAAATTTAAG GGCCTTCAGCAAGTGTTTGGGCCAATAGAGAGGCGACACCTCAATGCGCTAGAAGGGCAACTGAGCAGATACGTCAAGGTTGTTGGGAAGGAGCTAGCCGATCGAATTGTGTATTGCCTTTCTTGA
- the LOC136509952 gene encoding arginyl-tRNA--protein transferase 2-like isoform X2, whose translation MQPRATTDGCDGTEEKQQPRVATACGWMWWRADERGAAREEQSRGTRRQRCRRRLQRQRALLDRGWRRSGCFVYKPEMERTCCPSYTIRLKANDFICSKEQARVLKKMQRFLDGELDPQIGSPQCKASPTKRSLGEPLNSPTSKVSKVSAKEFRAGTCPNISKEDDVTCCLASRINEATDTCFQGGVLGSVQLPKAVVKTVKPQVKRKVGEAVQEKKVGEAVQDLVYTCNISFQIVAAVRRALPKENGANQTEVLADLSPNSVAEKLSMAMERLGELAGFEVKACNGHLNFYLATNQAMQNHTSVVVPVQASDKSSGSKQSSVNKTNAKYPLKRKILEIRLSTSHFDPEEFALYQRYQTKVHTEKTVTESSYKRFLVDTPIVFVPPKSGDNTVPPCGFGSFHQQYRIDGKLVAVGVVDILPKCLSSKYLFWDPDLSFLSLGKYTALKEIDWVKTTQEHCPSLQYYYLGYYIHSCNKMRYKAAYRPSELLCPVRYEWVRYDLAKPLLDTSQYSILSDYATMQGEVPQPQICGPSDDSLAKVDHHESPSDEDDDEDFNDYESDMMVDEEIIHSEKPDTAEGGSNINDIKNITLDLNGSRVKFKGLQQVFGPIERRHLNALEGQLSRYVKVVGKELADRIVYCLS comes from the exons ATGCAGCCGCGGGCCACGACGGACGGGTGCGACGGCACGGAAGAGAAGCAGCAGCCGCGGGTCGCGACGGCGTGCGGATGGATGTGGTGGCGCGCGGACGAGCGCGGCGCCGCACGGGAGGAGCAGAGCAGGGGCACTCGCCGGCAACGATGCCGGCGACGCCTGCAACGGCAGCGAG CTCTTCTTGATCGTGGTTGGAGGAGATCTGGTTGTTTTGTTTACAAACCTGAGATGGAACGGACATGCTGTCCCTCATATACGATACGCTTGAAGGCAAATGATTTCATTTGTTCCAAAGAGCAAGCTCGTGTACTTAAAAAGATGCAGAG GTTCCTTGATGGTGAGCTCGATCCACAGATTGGAAGTCCCCAGTGTAAGGCAAGTCCAACAAAGCGCTCACTTGGTGAACCTCTGAATTCACCAACCTCGAAAGTATCAAAGGTATCAGCAAAAGAGTTTCGAGCAGGCACGTGTCCAAACATATCGAAAGAAGATGACGTCACTTGTTGCCTGGCAAGCAGAATCAATGAGGCCACAGATACATGCTTCCAAGGGGGGGTATTGGGTTCTGTTCAACTCCCCAAAGCTGTTGTGAAGACTGTTAAACCTCAAGTCAAAAGGAAAGTAGGAGAAGCAGTACAAGAAAAGAAAGTTGGAGAAGCAGTGCAAGATTTGGTTTATACGTGCAATATAAGTTTCCAAATAGTGGCAGCAGTTAGACGTGCATTGCCTAAAGAAAATGGTGCTAATCAAACTGAAGTACTAGCAGATCTTTCTCCAAATTCTGTTGCAGAAAAGCTATCCATGGCAATGGAACGTCTTGGAGAACTAGCTGGTTTTGAAGTAAAAGCTTGTAATGGGCATCTTAATTTCTATTTGGCCACCAATCAGGCAATGCAGAACCATACCAGTGTTGTTGTACCTGTGCAAGCTTCAGACAAGTCTAGTGGTTCAAAGCAAAGCTCTGTGAACAAAACTAATGCGAAATATCCTCTGAAAAGAAAAATCCTGGAGATTAGGTTGAGCACATCTCATTTTGATCCTGAGGAGTTTGCTCTGTACCAAAGGTATCAGACAAAGGTGCATACGGAGAAGACAGTTACGGAAAGCTCATACAAGAGATTTCTAGTAGACACACCAATCGTGTTTGTCCCCCCAAAGAGTGGTGATAATACAGTTCCACCGTGCGGGTTTGGGTCTTTTCATCAGCAGTACAGAATTGATGGAAAACTTGTGGCTGTTGGTGTAGTTGATATCCTTCCTAAGTGTTTGTCAAGCAAGTACTTGTTCTGGGATCCTGACCTTTCTTTCCTATCTCTTGGAAAGTATACAGCTCTGAAGGAGATAGATTGGGTCAAGACGACACAGGAGCACTGTCCCAGCCTTCAGTACTACTATCTCGGTTACTATATACATTCTTGCAATAAGATGAGATACAAAGCTGCATATCGACCATCAGAACTTCTATGTCCAGTCCGTTACGA GTGGGTTCGCTATGATTTAGCCAAGCCTCTACTGGATACCAGTCAATATTCCATTCTATCTGATTATGCTACAATGCAAGGTGAAGTGCCCCAGCCTCAGATTTGTGGTCCCTCTGATGACTCTTTAGCAAAAGTCGACCACCACGAGTCTCCCagcgacgaggacgacgatgaagATTTCAACGACTATGAATCAGATATGATGGTCGATGAAGAGATAATTCATTCAGAAAAGCCTGATACAGCTGAAGGCGGTTCCAACATAAATGACATAAAAAACATCACCCTGGACCTGAATGGCTCGCGGGTTAAATTTAAG GGCCTTCAGCAAGTGTTTGGGCCAATAGAGAGGCGACACCTCAATGCGCTAGAAGGGCAACTGAGCAGATACGTCAAGGTTGTTGGGAAGGAGCTAGCCGATCGAATTGTGTATTGCCTTTCTTGA
- the LOC136509955 gene encoding uncharacterized protein, whose protein sequence is MESATAAVRSAPLARARSALVYGGARGARRVVGAGPAAARARRRALVAVASHHQEHLEPLPSRVQEGGAVAVATTQADEAEIHANDAAAAAAAAETSSPQLGKTVRVRFVLQKQCTSGQSVCLVGDDPALGLWDPLNAFALKWAEESHDWILEKDLPANKPIEFKFLLQDSTGKLHWQDGPNRSFQTGETANTLVVFEDWDDVKNQRIAEEEGVASTGIEQTVVSNDSKSRKDTVLEDELQADDNRVKEDESVVAKEDKEPAVGTDASVQVDWVKRNEANLQKSMLQEEMEVLDELLGKENMKNSSISSTDENYAEKTGGDNILSEDGVPVENGLATAYEHDLLWGWKALQQLLMSLGFKMDTT, encoded by the exons ATGGAATCCGCAACGGCGGCCGTCCGCAGCGCGCCGCTCGCGCGGGCCCGGTCCGCGCTCGTCTACGGGGGAGCGCGCGGGGCGCGCCGCGTCGTGGGCGCtggccccgccgccgcgcgcgcccgGCGGAGGGCGCTCGTCGCCGTAGCCTCCCACCACCAGGAGCACCTCGAGCCGCTCCCGTCGCGCGTGCAGGAGGGCGGCGCCGTGGCGGTGGCGACCACCCAG GCTGACGAGGCGGAGATCCATGCGAATGACgctgcggcggcagcggcggctgctGAAACCTCGTCTCCCCAACTGG GTAAGACGGTGCGTGTCCGATTTGTACTGCAAAAGCAGTGCACGTCCGGCCAGAGCGTCTGCCTCGTCGGCGACGACCCTGCGCTCGGCCTCTGGGATCCGTTGAATGCGTTTGCTTTGAAGTGGGCGGAGGAAAGCCACGACTGGATCTTAGAGAAA GATTTACCGGCCAACAAGCCGATTGAGTTCAAGTTCTTGCTGCAAGATTCCACAGGGAAGCTGCATTGGCAGGATGGGCCGAACAGAAGCTTTCAGACAGGTGAAACCGCAAACACATTGGTTGTGTTTGAAGATTGGGATGATGTGAAGAATCAGAGAATAGCAGAAGAGGAGGGAGTGGCGTCTACTGGGATAGAGCAAACTGTTGTTTCAAATGACAGCAAAAGCAGAAAGGATACTGTTTTAGAGGATGAGCTCCAAGCGGATGATAATCGAGTCAAAGAAGATGAATCTGTTGTTGCCAAGGAGGACAAGGAGCCAGCGGTTGGCACAGATGCTTCTGTTCAAGTAGATTGGGTGAAGAGAAACGAAGCTAACCTTCAAAAG tcAATGCTGCAGGAGGAAATGGAAGTTCTAGACGAACTTCTTGGAAAAGAAAACATGAAGAACAGCAGTATTTCGAGTACTGATGAGAATTATGCTGAAAAAACTGGAGGAGATAATATCTTGTCTGAGGATGGTGTTCCGGTTGAGAATGGGTTGGCCACTGCTTATGAACATGATTTGCTTTGGGGTTGGAAGGCCCTGCAGCAGCTGCTGATGAGCCTGGGCTTCAAAATGGATACAACATGA